The following are from one region of the Actinomyces sp. oral taxon 897 genome:
- a CDS encoding bile acid:sodium symporter family protein yields MAHPSRPAVPTDPDAARQERSARIAVTVFPLIMLAAFLAAFFWPATFVPLAGYMTPLLAVTMLGMGMTLSVPDFTMIVRHPGPVVLGVCSQYAIMPLVGWGVASLLPLPDELKVGIILIGCVPGGTTSNVCTFLAKGNTALSVSMTAFSTMLAPVVTPALTLWLAGTYMEVPAGQMALSIVQIVLLPVGFGLACNVFLHRQVARIQPAMPWVSVVAIAGVVAAVAAKSQALIATAGFLMFAAIALENAVGYALGYAAARAFGVSRADRRTISIEVGLQNAGLGSTLAAHYLSAAVAAPCAVATFWHTISGSLLAMYWRLRGFPAGEDPQAPVRRLWERKGRDAALEPAGAEA; encoded by the coding sequence GTGGCCCACCCGTCCCGACCAGCCGTGCCCACCGACCCGGACGCCGCCCGACAGGAGCGCAGCGCCCGCATCGCGGTCACGGTCTTCCCGCTCATTATGCTCGCGGCCTTCCTCGCCGCGTTCTTCTGGCCCGCCACCTTCGTGCCTCTGGCCGGTTACATGACGCCGCTGCTGGCCGTCACCATGCTGGGCATGGGCATGACCCTGTCCGTCCCCGACTTCACCATGATCGTCCGCCACCCCGGGCCGGTCGTGCTGGGTGTGTGCAGCCAGTACGCCATTATGCCGCTGGTGGGCTGGGGCGTGGCGAGTCTGCTGCCGCTGCCCGACGAGCTCAAGGTCGGCATTATCCTCATTGGCTGCGTCCCCGGCGGGACGACGTCGAACGTGTGCACCTTCCTGGCCAAGGGAAACACCGCCCTGAGCGTGTCCATGACCGCCTTCTCCACCATGCTCGCACCGGTTGTCACCCCGGCGCTGACCCTGTGGCTGGCAGGGACCTACATGGAGGTGCCCGCCGGGCAGATGGCGCTGTCCATTGTCCAGATCGTGCTCCTGCCGGTCGGCTTCGGGCTGGCGTGCAACGTGTTCCTCCACCGCCAGGTCGCCCGCATCCAGCCCGCCATGCCGTGGGTCTCGGTGGTCGCGATCGCCGGGGTGGTCGCCGCCGTGGCGGCCAAGAGCCAGGCGCTCATTGCCACCGCTGGGTTCCTCATGTTCGCGGCCATCGCCCTGGAGAACGCCGTCGGGTACGCGCTCGGCTACGCCGCCGCCCGGGCCTTCGGCGTCTCACGCGCCGACCGGCGCACCATCTCCATCGAGGTGGGGCTCCAGAACGCCGGGCTCGGCTCCACCCTGGCCGCCCACTACCTCAGCGCGGCAGTGGCCGCCCCCTGCGCGGTGGCTACCTTCTGGCACACGATCAGCGGCTCCCTGCTGGCCATGTACTGGCGTCTGCGCGGCTTCCCCGCGGGCGAGGACCCGCAGGCCCCCGTCCGCCGGCTGTGGGAGCGGAAAGGGCGCGACGCCGCCCTGGAGCCCGCGGGCGCCGAGGCCTGA
- a CDS encoding PIN domain-containing protein encodes MFSVMLDACVLVPSTLRDVLLEIGTTQAFRPLWSEMIEEEMERAVLRLRDERGRDQEELRGYVTRLRRQMNEALPDARVRGWEGALQFVPRMRDANDGHVVAAALVGRTDVIVTFNLKDFEDERLPGALFSQSPDDFLIDLVGLYPRLVLDALDTIVARTGRKGPRWSVDDLLERLEVEGLHGFVTMVRYERGVYR; translated from the coding sequence ATGTTCTCTGTAATGCTTGACGCCTGCGTGCTGGTACCCAGTACCTTGCGTGATGTATTGCTCGAGATCGGTACCACACAGGCTTTCAGGCCGTTGTGGAGCGAGATGATTGAGGAGGAGATGGAGCGGGCGGTCCTCCGTCTGCGTGACGAGCGTGGTCGCGATCAGGAGGAGTTGCGCGGTTATGTCACCCGGCTCCGACGTCAGATGAACGAGGCACTTCCTGACGCGCGGGTACGAGGGTGGGAGGGCGCTCTGCAGTTTGTCCCGCGAATGCGTGACGCAAATGATGGTCACGTTGTCGCAGCGGCCCTCGTCGGGCGGACGGACGTGATTGTTACTTTCAATCTCAAGGATTTCGAGGATGAACGTCTTCCGGGTGCTCTTTTCTCGCAATCTCCGGACGACTTCCTGATCGATCTTGTCGGGCTGTATCCGCGTCTTGTCCTCGACGCCCTTGACACTATTGTGGCAAGAACGGGGCGGAAGGGTCCCAGGTGGAGTGTGGACGATCTTCTTGAGAGGCTTGAAGTCGAGGGCTTGCATGGGTTCGTCACAATGGTGAGGTACGAGAGAGGCGTGTATCGGTAG
- a CDS encoding helix-turn-helix domain-containing protein, whose amino-acid sequence MTTAAESRTYLPEEEVAGRFGEIVEMLSSHGASAHLVAGGETIELSQSMADLLVQVARAMRQGLAVTIAPHGTRLTTQEAADMLGISRSTLVRMLEAGEIPFERVRRHRRLCLSDVLEFQRRQRRAADEALGDMVADTQAMGGYDDDPARLREVLAAVRSEG is encoded by the coding sequence ATGACTACAGCGGCGGAGAGCAGGACCTATCTGCCCGAGGAGGAGGTTGCTGGGCGGTTCGGTGAGATCGTGGAGATGCTGTCCTCGCACGGGGCGTCCGCGCACCTGGTGGCTGGTGGTGAGACGATCGAGCTGAGCCAGTCCATGGCAGACCTTCTGGTCCAGGTCGCTCGGGCGATGCGTCAGGGGCTCGCGGTGACGATCGCCCCGCACGGCACCCGGCTGACGACGCAGGAGGCGGCCGACATGCTCGGCATCTCCCGCTCTACCCTGGTCAGGATGCTGGAGGCGGGGGAGATTCCCTTCGAGAGAGTCCGTCGGCACCGTCGGCTCTGTCTGTCTGACGTGCTTGAGTTTCAGCGGCGCCAGCGGCGTGCAGCGGACGAGGCGCTGGGTGACATGGTGGCGGATACGCAGGCTATGGGAGGGTATGACGACGATCCTGCACGACTGCGTGAGGTGCTTGCGGCTGTGCGCTCAGAGGGCTGA
- the cas2 gene encoding CRISPR-associated endonuclease Cas2, with product MADDPMWSIVMFDLPVLTAKQRREANQFRHLLLDEGFWMAQYSVYVRYSPTMSGEVRRIRAIKAALPDGGEVRVLYVTDREWSTMLCFREEAPLAPDPAPQQLTIF from the coding sequence ATGGCAGATGACCCGATGTGGTCCATTGTCATGTTCGATCTTCCGGTCCTGACTGCGAAGCAACGTCGTGAGGCCAACCAGTTTCGGCACCTTCTTCTTGACGAGGGATTTTGGATGGCGCAGTACAGTGTGTACGTGAGGTACTCTCCGACCATGTCCGGCGAGGTTCGCAGAATCCGGGCCATCAAGGCTGCGCTGCCAGACGGCGGCGAGGTTAGAGTGCTCTATGTCACAGATCGCGAGTGGTCGACCATGCTCTGTTTTCGCGAGGAGGCTCCTCTTGCCCCGGATCCCGCACCCCAGCAGCTCACGATTTTCTAG
- the cas1 gene encoding type II CRISPR-associated endonuclease Cas1, which yields MHPSAGEQVRVPVADVAVFLVGPHTAFSSAVLHRLLGADVVVMFCDWRGVPEGAAYPWHEHTRIGARQLAQSQLSLPRRKNAWGRIVKAKVLGQAAVLSGVDASASERLREMARKVRSGDPENIEAHAARLYWSRMFPDEGRFFREPDAEDNRNSCLNYGYGVLRAHGIRAVVSAGLSPAIGLFHRGRSNAFNLVDDLIEPFRPVVDDTVLSLAPDDSLENRSVKQKLVATVQQAFDSTGSTLPTVLERLAQHLGQYCEGDRDRLDVPSWAGPQKVSNGR from the coding sequence GTGCACCCCAGTGCTGGGGAGCAGGTACGGGTACCGGTAGCCGATGTGGCGGTGTTCCTTGTCGGCCCTCACACGGCCTTCTCCTCCGCGGTGTTGCACCGACTTCTTGGGGCGGACGTGGTGGTGATGTTCTGCGACTGGCGCGGGGTACCTGAAGGAGCAGCGTACCCGTGGCACGAGCACACTCGGATTGGTGCGCGACAACTGGCCCAGTCCCAGTTGTCCCTGCCGCGGAGGAAGAATGCGTGGGGTAGGATCGTCAAGGCCAAGGTCCTGGGGCAGGCGGCGGTACTGAGCGGCGTGGACGCGAGTGCCTCCGAGCGGTTGCGGGAGATGGCCCGAAAGGTCCGTTCTGGCGACCCGGAGAACATTGAGGCCCATGCGGCCCGTCTGTACTGGTCGAGGATGTTCCCTGACGAGGGTCGGTTCTTTCGGGAGCCTGATGCCGAGGATAATAGGAATAGCTGCCTCAACTACGGGTACGGTGTCCTGAGGGCACACGGTATACGTGCGGTGGTGAGCGCCGGGCTCAGCCCCGCTATCGGCCTGTTCCATCGTGGTCGTAGCAATGCCTTCAATCTCGTTGACGATCTTATTGAGCCTTTTCGTCCTGTCGTAGACGATACCGTTCTATCTCTTGCTCCGGATGACTCTCTTGAGAATCGAAGCGTCAAGCAGAAGCTTGTGGCGACCGTGCAGCAGGCGTTCGATTCCACGGGCTCCACGCTTCCCACCGTCCTCGAACGTCTGGCTCAGCATCTGGGGCAGTACTGTGAAGGTGATCGTGACCGTTTAGATGTTCCTTCGTGGGCTGGACCTCAGAAGGTTTCTAATGGCAGATGA
- a CDS encoding IS630 family transposase, whose amino-acid sequence MQIDMTNEERDILIRWKKRSDTHKLVRMKAEAIVYAARGVGLDIIAEMVERTEKTVREWLSEWRRYRLGSVVTGHAGNENAAKLRRAQKEELEEILSKPPSESGVKAAFWDVPALRDVVQIRFGVEYRSDSSYRLLMRFLGMSFKLPDPFDKRRDEEAITRRMTEIRHQVNDLLQEGWEVYTVDEVRVEHEAETRRMWLPRGRRTKLYVDREKASQSFFGALSLTTRKMRIYPIEGNQNTEQTILMMERLQRETDEGKKIAVVLDNARFHHARALTDLYAPGQALERITPIYLPPYAPDHNPTEHVWNAAKNNIANLQRDTPEKTFTAFTTYITNRTFDYDLEHLPTTPPHTDLV is encoded by the coding sequence GTGCAGATCGACATGACGAACGAGGAGCGGGACATCCTCATCAGGTGGAAGAAGCGCTCGGACACCCACAAGCTGGTTCGGATGAAGGCGGAGGCGATTGTGTACGCCGCCCGTGGCGTCGGCCTGGACATTATCGCGGAGATGGTCGAGCGGACCGAGAAGACGGTACGCGAGTGGCTCTCGGAATGGCGGAGATACAGGCTGGGATCCGTGGTGACCGGGCATGCTGGCAACGAGAACGCGGCGAAGCTCAGGAGGGCACAGAAGGAGGAGCTGGAGGAGATTCTCAGTAAGCCACCATCGGAGTCGGGAGTCAAGGCCGCCTTCTGGGACGTCCCGGCCCTCAGGGACGTCGTGCAGATAAGATTCGGAGTCGAGTACAGGTCGGACTCCTCCTACCGGCTGCTCATGCGCTTCCTGGGAATGAGCTTCAAGCTCCCAGACCCCTTCGACAAGCGCCGCGACGAGGAGGCCATCACCAGGCGGATGACCGAGATCCGGCACCAGGTCAACGACCTGCTCCAGGAGGGCTGGGAGGTCTACACCGTCGACGAGGTCCGCGTCGAGCACGAGGCCGAGACAAGACGCATGTGGCTCCCCAGAGGAAGGAGGACAAAACTGTACGTGGACCGCGAGAAGGCGAGCCAGTCGTTCTTCGGAGCACTGAGCCTGACGACCAGGAAGATGAGGATCTACCCCATCGAGGGAAACCAGAACACCGAGCAGACCATCCTCATGATGGAACGCCTCCAACGAGAGACCGATGAGGGAAAGAAGATCGCCGTCGTCCTGGACAACGCCAGGTTCCACCACGCCAGGGCCCTGACCGACCTCTACGCCCCCGGCCAGGCCCTGGAACGCATAACACCCATCTACCTGCCACCCTACGCCCCCGACCACAACCCCACGGAACACGTGTGGAACGCCGCCAAGAACAACATCGCCAACCTCCAACGCGACACCCCGGAGAAAACCTTCACGGCCTTCACCACCTACATCACCAACCGCACCTTCGACTACGACCTCGAGCACCTCCCAACCACACCACCACACACCGATCTTGTTTAA
- the cas9 gene encoding type II CRISPR RNA-guided endonuclease Cas9 (Cas9, originally named Csn1, is the large, multifunctional signature protein of type II CRISPR/Cas systems. It is well known even to general audiences because its RNA-guided endonuclease activity has made it a popular tool for custom editing of eukaryotic genomes.), with the protein MAAMRIRVGVDVGTHSVGCCAIAVDPAGAPVRILSALSLIHDAGIGEDGKEKATSRRELAGVARRARRLLRRRRKRLQQLDTLLVRLGYPIVDFAEQKDPYLVWRVRAQLVQEVFPEKTRRYAISMALRHIARHRGWRNPYARTESLLAPAPESDFMRAMRKRVMNTTGEVLDEGFTPGQAMAVVALNNRVAMRGPDGVLGKLHQTDNANEIRRICKTQGVSEQECRELILAVFASESPRGSSRSRVASDPLPGQGDFLRAPKCDPEFQRFRVISIVANLRIAGRDGAQRPLLPRERKKVVTFLLESMSEDLAWGDVAERLGVRRQNLRGTASMTADGERASAQPPVDVTNQVMGSCRIKPLRLWWADADAERRGAMVRYLYEGADDSECAEFLGSLSEEEQGKLDSIHLPAGRAAYSRESLALLSEQMLATDDDLHAARKHVFHVDDSWKPPAEPVGAPVGNPSVDRTVKAVARFLNGVADVWGTPEAIQIEHVRAGFSSERTARELDHDNNRRFRQNQTAVDDIKKAYGIQGEVRHSDVVRYTAVMVQDSVCVYCGGTIGYLTCQLDHIVPQAGPGSNNRRENLVAVCERCNRSKSNTPFATWAQDCGISGVSVEEAVARVRRWRNIQDGRAQSAQLRRLQKNVIARLRRTDEDPEIDARSMESVAWMANELHHRVQSAYPSAEVAVYRGSLTAGARRAAGIDSRVNLLGERGKKDRLDRRHHAVDAAVIALMNPSVAKTLAERSSQRWAQRLSGQEETWKSFTGATPGARDRFDSWRDHMLRLTELLNAALAEDRVCVTENLRLRLGSGNAHHEIVRPLARHRLGDGLTAVQVDRASSPALWCALTRQPDFTPRGGLPPSENRVIKVHGRRVTADDNITVFSQKPGDDAAEKPFAAIAVRGGFATIGLTIHHARLYRIEGRKPVYAMLRVFSHDLLPYRRDDLFSVPLALQTISVRCAWPKLRAALAEEAATYLGWVVVGDELEVPMESFTGGYIGGFRKEFPNITRWRIRGFESATVVKLRPNVLAAEGLTESVGDVAKIVGRGWRMSVNVLFSTHPTVVRRDALGRVRHSSAAGLPTTWTVR; encoded by the coding sequence ATGGCTGCAATGCGTATCCGTGTCGGCGTGGACGTCGGGACACACTCTGTCGGCTGCTGCGCGATCGCAGTCGATCCGGCAGGAGCCCCGGTAAGGATCCTGTCCGCACTGTCCCTGATCCATGACGCCGGTATCGGTGAGGACGGCAAGGAGAAGGCCACCAGCCGACGTGAGCTTGCGGGCGTCGCCCGGCGTGCGCGGCGTCTGCTCCGTCGTCGTCGCAAGCGCCTGCAGCAGCTTGACACCCTTCTGGTCAGGCTCGGGTACCCGATCGTGGATTTTGCCGAGCAAAAGGATCCTTACCTGGTGTGGCGGGTGCGCGCCCAGCTGGTGCAGGAGGTGTTTCCTGAGAAGACCCGCAGGTATGCGATCTCAATGGCTCTGCGGCATATTGCGCGGCACCGGGGCTGGCGTAACCCCTACGCCAGAACGGAGTCGCTGCTGGCTCCCGCTCCCGAGTCAGACTTTATGAGGGCGATGCGTAAGCGGGTAATGAATACTACCGGTGAGGTTCTGGACGAGGGGTTCACGCCGGGGCAGGCGATGGCCGTCGTGGCCCTGAATAATAGGGTCGCTATGAGGGGCCCTGATGGCGTCCTGGGGAAGTTGCACCAGACAGATAATGCAAACGAGATCAGGAGGATCTGCAAGACGCAGGGAGTGTCCGAGCAGGAGTGCAGGGAGCTCATTCTGGCTGTCTTCGCCTCCGAGTCCCCGCGAGGATCGAGCAGGAGCAGGGTTGCCAGCGACCCTCTGCCTGGGCAAGGCGATTTCCTGCGGGCACCGAAGTGTGATCCTGAGTTCCAGCGCTTCAGGGTCATCTCGATCGTGGCGAATCTCAGGATCGCGGGACGAGACGGGGCGCAGCGCCCTCTGCTGCCTCGCGAGCGTAAGAAGGTTGTGACTTTCCTGCTTGAGTCCATGTCGGAGGATCTGGCGTGGGGGGACGTTGCTGAGCGACTCGGTGTCCGACGCCAGAACCTGCGCGGGACGGCTTCAATGACAGCCGATGGTGAGCGAGCCAGTGCGCAGCCCCCGGTGGACGTCACCAATCAGGTCATGGGCAGCTGCCGTATTAAGCCGCTCAGACTGTGGTGGGCGGATGCGGACGCGGAGCGCCGTGGTGCCATGGTCCGCTACCTCTACGAGGGTGCTGACGACTCGGAGTGCGCGGAGTTCCTGGGGAGCCTGTCAGAGGAGGAGCAGGGAAAGCTGGACTCCATCCACCTGCCAGCTGGGCGCGCCGCCTACTCGCGTGAGTCCCTGGCACTCCTCAGCGAGCAGATGCTGGCCACCGACGACGACCTGCATGCGGCCCGTAAGCACGTCTTTCACGTGGACGACTCCTGGAAGCCGCCCGCGGAACCTGTGGGCGCCCCAGTGGGCAATCCCTCCGTGGACCGCACGGTCAAGGCGGTGGCACGTTTCCTCAACGGTGTCGCGGACGTCTGGGGAACTCCTGAGGCTATCCAGATCGAGCATGTACGCGCAGGCTTCTCAAGCGAGCGGACCGCCAGGGAGCTTGACCACGACAATAATCGCCGGTTCCGGCAGAACCAAACGGCTGTGGACGATATCAAGAAGGCGTACGGTATCCAGGGCGAGGTCCGCCACAGCGACGTCGTGCGATACACTGCCGTAATGGTTCAGGACAGTGTGTGCGTCTACTGCGGCGGTACTATCGGGTATCTGACGTGCCAGCTCGACCACATTGTCCCGCAGGCAGGGCCCGGTTCCAACAACCGTCGCGAGAACCTCGTCGCAGTGTGCGAGCGGTGTAACCGCAGCAAGTCGAACACCCCGTTCGCCACGTGGGCCCAGGACTGCGGTATCTCGGGTGTCAGCGTAGAGGAGGCCGTGGCCCGGGTGAGGCGTTGGAGGAATATCCAGGACGGTCGCGCGCAGTCTGCACAGCTGCGAAGACTTCAGAAGAACGTGATCGCACGATTGCGTCGCACCGATGAGGATCCAGAAATTGACGCACGAAGTATGGAGTCAGTGGCCTGGATGGCTAATGAGCTCCATCACCGGGTGCAGTCAGCGTATCCGTCGGCAGAGGTCGCCGTGTACCGCGGGTCGTTGACGGCCGGGGCCAGGCGTGCGGCAGGAATTGACTCGCGCGTCAACCTGCTGGGGGAGCGCGGGAAGAAGGACCGGCTTGATCGCAGGCATCATGCCGTGGATGCGGCCGTCATTGCGCTAATGAACCCCAGTGTTGCCAAGACCTTGGCTGAGCGGTCCAGCCAACGCTGGGCGCAGCGGCTGTCCGGTCAGGAGGAGACCTGGAAGTCCTTCACCGGCGCAACCCCTGGTGCGCGGGACAGGTTTGACTCCTGGCGTGACCATATGCTCCGGCTTACCGAGTTGCTCAATGCGGCACTGGCAGAAGATCGTGTCTGTGTCACAGAGAACCTACGGCTCCGACTCGGTAGCGGGAACGCCCACCATGAAATTGTACGTCCTCTGGCTCGACACCGTCTGGGAGACGGGCTGACTGCCGTGCAGGTTGATCGGGCATCCTCGCCAGCTCTGTGGTGCGCACTGACGCGGCAGCCCGATTTTACTCCCCGGGGAGGTCTGCCCCCATCGGAGAACCGTGTTATCAAGGTCCACGGGAGGCGGGTGACCGCCGACGACAATATCACGGTCTTCTCACAGAAACCGGGTGACGACGCGGCTGAGAAGCCGTTTGCGGCGATCGCAGTCCGAGGAGGATTCGCTACGATTGGTTTGACGATCCACCATGCACGTCTCTACCGGATCGAGGGGAGAAAGCCCGTCTATGCCATGCTGCGGGTCTTTAGCCACGACCTTCTTCCGTACCGTCGTGACGACTTGTTCTCAGTGCCCCTGGCTCTCCAGACTATCAGCGTCAGGTGTGCTTGGCCCAAGCTGAGGGCGGCCTTGGCTGAGGAGGCTGCTACCTACCTCGGCTGGGTGGTCGTGGGCGACGAGCTCGAGGTTCCCATGGAGAGTTTTACAGGCGGATACATCGGTGGGTTCCGCAAGGAGTTCCCTAATATTACACGATGGAGGATCAGGGGGTTTGAGAGCGCTACTGTCGTCAAGTTGCGTCCTAACGTGCTCGCGGCAGAAGGTCTTACCGAGTCCGTTGGTGACGTTGCGAAAATAGTGGGAAGAGGGTGGCGGATGTCCGTCAACGTTCTCTTCTCCACCCACCCTACGGTAGTCAGGCGTGATGCGTTGGGACGTGTCCGCCACTCCAGTGCAGCCGGTCTGCCGACCACCTGGACGGTTAGGTAG
- a CDS encoding DUF5926 family protein: MSKKKRQVRKAAVSAPRPQRIPFVVRPFEGLPAEEDLVAMMQIIPAASMGVRLNEAHGGGEVTLVTVLPELAQGLRRTDGEVLVALQTSIHSGDASRDVAAALLATLELGNGAALRMKGLPEPGERLQDVLDLSVTPRIRVSETFDFWLTEKDSADPKALEALENARKEMAPTRPVPGVEHAYWCRMNGKEFVRWVRGEDEDDFFNALARVHAARRSALEEGARFIGAFRACGLAVPVWELVAGTEAEELTEPMKAMGERLEEALAVTGPLDADARRAKAGIISRQVSL; encoded by the coding sequence ATGTCGAAGAAGAAGCGTCAGGTGCGTAAGGCCGCCGTCTCTGCCCCCAGGCCCCAGAGGATCCCGTTCGTTGTCCGTCCCTTCGAGGGCCTGCCCGCGGAGGAGGACCTGGTGGCGATGATGCAGATCATCCCGGCCGCCTCCATGGGCGTGCGCCTCAACGAGGCCCACGGTGGGGGCGAGGTCACGCTCGTCACCGTCCTGCCCGAGCTCGCCCAGGGGCTCAGGCGCACAGACGGCGAGGTCCTGGTTGCCCTCCAGACCTCCATCCACTCCGGTGACGCCTCCCGCGACGTCGCCGCCGCGCTGCTGGCCACCCTGGAGCTGGGCAACGGGGCGGCCCTGAGGATGAAGGGCCTGCCCGAGCCCGGTGAACGCCTTCAGGACGTCCTGGACCTGTCCGTCACGCCCCGGATCCGTGTGAGCGAGACCTTTGACTTCTGGCTGACCGAGAAGGACTCCGCCGACCCCAAGGCCCTGGAGGCCCTGGAGAACGCCAGGAAGGAGATGGCCCCCACCCGCCCGGTGCCCGGCGTCGAGCACGCCTACTGGTGCCGTATGAACGGCAAGGAGTTCGTGCGCTGGGTGCGCGGGGAGGACGAGGACGACTTCTTTAACGCCCTGGCCCGGGTGCACGCCGCGCGCCGGTCCGCCCTGGAGGAGGGGGCCCGCTTCATTGGCGCCTTCCGTGCCTGCGGCCTGGCCGTCCCCGTGTGGGAGCTGGTGGCCGGCACCGAGGCCGAGGAGCTGACCGAGCCCATGAAGGCCATGGGGGAGCGGCTGGAGGAGGCGCTGGCCGTCACCGGCCCGCTGGACGCCGACGCCCGTCGCGCCAAGGCCGGAATTATCTCGAGGCAGGTCAGCCTTTAG
- a CDS encoding response regulator, with the protein MKLVVLVVEDEPPVREAVLGDLEHLGATVRLEAAQDVDDAWAVVEEVEEDGDELALVLSDHRLPGRSGVDMLVEMMGDPRTAAARKVLVTGQANQADTIRAVNEAGLDHYIAKPWRAEELCEVVRDQLTGFVLDQGLDPLPHLPALDAVRALEALR; encoded by the coding sequence ATGAAGCTGGTCGTGCTGGTGGTGGAGGACGAGCCCCCGGTCCGTGAGGCGGTGCTGGGGGACCTGGAGCACCTGGGCGCCACGGTGCGCCTGGAGGCGGCTCAGGACGTCGATGACGCCTGGGCGGTCGTCGAGGAGGTCGAGGAGGACGGGGACGAGCTCGCCCTGGTCCTGTCCGACCACCGCCTGCCCGGGCGCAGCGGCGTGGACATGCTCGTGGAGATGATGGGGGATCCTCGTACCGCCGCCGCGCGCAAGGTGCTGGTCACCGGCCAGGCCAACCAGGCCGACACCATCCGGGCCGTCAACGAGGCGGGCCTGGACCACTACATTGCCAAGCCGTGGAGGGCGGAGGAGCTGTGCGAGGTCGTGCGCGACCAGCTCACCGGCTTCGTCCTGGACCAGGGGCTGGACCCGCTCCCGCACCTGCCCGCGCTGGACGCCGTCCGCGCCCTGGAGGCCCTGCGCTGA